One Bacillota bacterium genomic region harbors:
- the rsxC gene encoding electron transport complex subunit RsxC, translating to MTEHVEAVTFPGGIHPPYRKSYTKDKAVERAGEPEVVVIPLHQHTGAPNEAQVAVGDEVRVGQVIGATDAFVSAPVHSSVSGKVKAIELGPHPAMGAKVMSVVIESDGTETLHDSVKPRGDYSDMSPDDVKTIIRDSGIVGLGGAAFPTAVKVSPPKDKPIDTYLLNGAECEPYLTSDHRLMVERADEVVYGLRVLMHASGTPRAVVCVEDNKPDAIAALKKAVAGLENIEVTALHTKYPQGSEKHLIKAVLSREVPTGGLPFHVGVMVSNAGTAVAVSDAFQKGMPLIERVVTVTGSIVKEPRNLLAKIGTRFGDLIEECGGLTGKPSKVLMGGPMMGIAQYTLEVPVIKGTSGILVLSEEEADFGPTVPCVKCARCVDVCPVSLLPLFLAAYSERKMYDMAEASNALDCIECGCCSYVCPARRPLVHAIRVAKAEIMQKKRREMQAAKK from the coding sequence GTGACCGAACACGTGGAGGCCGTGACCTTCCCGGGCGGCATTCATCCTCCCTACAGGAAGTCCTATACCAAGGACAAGGCTGTGGAGAGGGCCGGCGAGCCCGAAGTGGTTGTCATACCGCTCCACCAGCATACTGGCGCGCCCAATGAGGCCCAGGTTGCCGTGGGAGACGAGGTCCGTGTTGGCCAGGTGATTGGGGCCACGGATGCCTTTGTGTCCGCGCCAGTGCATTCCAGCGTATCGGGAAAGGTGAAAGCCATCGAACTGGGGCCTCACCCGGCCATGGGAGCCAAGGTCATGTCCGTGGTGATCGAATCCGACGGGACCGAAACCCTGCACGATAGTGTGAAGCCCCGGGGCGACTACTCCGACATGAGCCCCGATGATGTCAAGACGATCATCCGGGACTCCGGGATAGTGGGCCTGGGCGGGGCTGCCTTCCCCACGGCGGTCAAGGTGTCACCGCCCAAGGACAAGCCCATTGACACATATCTCTTGAACGGTGCCGAGTGCGAACCATACCTCACGTCGGATCACCGCCTCATGGTGGAGAGGGCCGACGAGGTTGTCTACGGGCTGAGGGTGCTGATGCATGCCTCCGGCACTCCCAGGGCCGTGGTTTGCGTTGAGGATAACAAGCCCGACGCCATAGCCGCTCTGAAGAAGGCCGTGGCAGGCCTGGAGAACATCGAGGTCACCGCGCTCCACACCAAGTACCCCCAGGGTTCGGAGAAGCATCTGATCAAGGCAGTCCTGAGTAGGGAGGTGCCCACGGGAGGGCTTCCCTTCCATGTGGGAGTCATGGTGAGCAATGCGGGAACCGCGGTGGCTGTCTCTGATGCCTTCCAGAAGGGCATGCCCCTGATCGAGCGAGTGGTAACTGTGACAGGTTCCATCGTGAAGGAACCCCGGAACCTCCTGGCCAAAATAGGGACCCGCTTCGGTGACCTCATCGAGGAGTGCGGGGGTCTCACGGGGAAACCCAGCAAGGTCCTCATGGGGGGGCCCATGATGGGAATAGCCCAGTATACTCTGGAGGTGCCCGTTATCAAGGGAACCTCTGGTATCCTGGTGCTCAGTGAGGAGGAAGCGGACTTCGGTCCCACAGTGCCCTGCGTCAAGTGCGCCCGGTGTGTGGACGTGTGCCCTGTGTCGCTCCTTCCGCTGTTCCTGGCGGCCTATTCCGAGAGAAAGATGTACGACATGGCCGAGGCCTCGAACGCACTGGACTGCATCGAATGCGGGTGCTGCAGTTACGTTTGTCCCGCACGGAGGCCCCTGGTTCACGCCATCCGCGTGGCAAAGGCGGAGATAATGCAAAAGAAGCGCCGTGAGATGCAGGCAGCCAAGAAGTAG
- a CDS encoding RnfABCDGE type electron transport complex subunit D: MELERVVVSSSPHLRSPATVPVLMRDVVVALVPAALAGIVFFGYNALLLTVASVVAAVAAEAAYQKVAGKEVSVGDWSAVITGILVAFNVPPSAPLWLPVVGSAFAIVVVKQLFGGIGSNFVNPALAARAFLVASWPAHMTRWTSPFDAVSTATPLVTMGSGEVPAYADMFLGNIAGCVGETSALALLIGAGYLLARRVIDWRIPGAYLGTVSVLSWILGPRGIFTGDPLAHLLAGGLLLGAFFMATDYVTSPVTKKGRLYMGIGCGILTVLIRLYGGFPEGVSYSILLMNLATPLIDKFTGPRVFGHAK; this comes from the coding sequence TTGGAACTAGAAAGAGTTGTAGTTTCCTCATCCCCGCATCTCAGATCACCGGCCACGGTGCCCGTGCTCATGAGGGATGTGGTCGTGGCACTGGTGCCAGCAGCCCTTGCAGGAATAGTCTTCTTCGGTTACAACGCCCTCCTGTTGACGGTGGCCTCGGTTGTGGCAGCGGTGGCGGCGGAGGCGGCCTACCAGAAGGTGGCGGGGAAAGAGGTCTCGGTGGGCGACTGGAGCGCTGTCATCACCGGTATCCTGGTGGCCTTCAACGTGCCGCCCAGCGCACCCTTATGGCTGCCGGTGGTGGGATCAGCCTTTGCAATAGTGGTGGTGAAGCAACTCTTCGGAGGCATCGGAAGCAACTTCGTCAACCCGGCCCTTGCCGCCAGGGCGTTCCTGGTGGCGTCATGGCCGGCCCACATGACCAGGTGGACGTCACCCTTCGATGCGGTTTCCACAGCCACTCCCCTGGTTACCATGGGTTCCGGGGAGGTGCCAGCCTATGCCGACATGTTCCTGGGCAACATCGCTGGGTGTGTCGGCGAGACCTCTGCCTTGGCCCTCTTGATCGGTGCGGGTTATCTCCTGGCCAGGAGGGTCATTGACTGGCGCATACCTGGCGCGTACCTTGGCACCGTTAGTGTCCTGTCCTGGATCCTCGGACCCAGGGGCATCTTCACCGGAGACCCCCTGGCGCATCTCCTGGCAGGTGGTCTCCTCCTCGGGGCCTTCTTCATGGCCACCGACTACGTGACAAGCCCCGTAACTAAGAAGGGACGCCTGTACATGGGCATCGGCTGTGGGATCCTGACCGTTCTCATAAGGCTCTACGGCGGCTTCCCAGAGGGGGTATCCTACTCAATACTCCTTATGAACCTGGCAACGCCGCTCATTGACAAGTTTACCGGCCCCAGGGTGTTTGGCCATGCCAAGTGA
- a CDS encoding electron transport complex subunit E encodes MSSLTRDFTNGIVGENPVFRLLLGMCPVLAVTTAVENAFWMGLAVLFVLTCSNLIVSSVKSVIPDKIRIPCFIVVIATFVTIVELAMNAFLPEMYEILGIFIPLIVVNCIILARAEAFASKNSILNSVADGVGMSVGFTLATVVISAVRELLGTGNLTFAGASLFGPGGIGIDPVMVMIAPPGAFITMGILLGLLNLASRRRS; translated from the coding sequence GTGTCATCCCTGACCAGGGACTTCACAAACGGAATAGTAGGGGAAAACCCGGTGTTCCGCCTGCTCCTAGGCATGTGTCCCGTCCTGGCGGTCACCACCGCCGTGGAGAACGCCTTCTGGATGGGCCTGGCTGTACTGTTCGTGCTTACGTGCTCGAACCTCATCGTGTCATCGGTGAAATCCGTCATACCCGACAAGATCCGTATCCCCTGTTTCATAGTTGTCATAGCCACCTTTGTGACAATAGTTGAGCTGGCGATGAACGCCTTCCTGCCGGAGATGTACGAGATTCTGGGAATATTCATCCCATTGATCGTTGTCAACTGCATCATCCTGGCGAGGGCCGAGGCCTTCGCCTCAAAGAACTCCATTCTTAACTCTGTGGCTGACGGGGTGGGAATGAGTGTTGGCTTCACCCTGGCCACTGTAGTCATCTCTGCGGTAAGGGAACTGCTGGGTACTGGCAATCTGACCTTTGCCGGGGCCTCACTCTTTGGCCCCGGGGGGATAGGCATTGACCCCGTCATGGTAATGATTGCCCCGCCTGGCGCCTTCATAACCATGGGCATCCTGCTTGGCCTCCTGAACCTGGCCAGCAGGCGCCGGAGCTGA
- the rsxA gene encoding electron transport complex subunit RsxA, translating to MTYFGILIGGLLVSNFIFARFLGICPFLGVSKKLETAAGMSMAVIFVITVASMITWLFNQFILVPLGLEFLMTVSFILVIASLVQFVEMVIMKVSPVLYQALGIYLPLITTNCAVLGAAILNVRSHYGFLEAVVAGFAAACGWSLAILLFAGIRERLELSDIPEVLKGFPIALISTGLMAMSFVGFQGLFQELLH from the coding sequence ATGACCTACTTCGGAATTCTCATCGGGGGGCTCCTGGTCAGCAACTTCATTTTCGCTCGTTTCCTGGGGATATGCCCCTTCCTGGGCGTCTCGAAGAAGCTGGAGACCGCTGCGGGCATGTCCATGGCTGTCATATTCGTTATTACCGTGGCCTCGATGATCACCTGGCTCTTTAACCAGTTCATCCTGGTGCCCCTGGGCCTTGAGTTCCTCATGACGGTGTCGTTCATCCTGGTCATCGCCTCCCTGGTGCAGTTCGTGGAGATGGTGATCATGAAGGTATCGCCCGTTCTCTACCAGGCCCTGGGCATATACCTTCCCTTGATCACCACCAACTGCGCGGTGCTGGGGGCCGCCATACTGAACGTTCGTTCTCACTACGGTTTTCTTGAGGCGGTGGTGGCAGGGTTTGCGGCTGCCTGTGGCTGGAGCCTGGCCATCCTGCTCTTCGCCGGAATCCGGGAGCGGCTGGAACTCTCAGACATCCCGGAGGTCCTCAAGGGGTTTCCAATTGCCCTCATTTCCACCGGGCTGATGGCCATGAGTTTCGTGGGCTTCCAGGGCCTTTTCCAGGAGTTACTGCACTGA
- a CDS encoding RnfABCDGE type electron transport complex subunit B — protein sequence MLYAVVSLAVTGLAFGALLAFAAQRFAVPVDPRVEAIKKELPNANCGGCGFASCGALAEAIAGGRAPVDGCGVGGSPVAQKIGEIMGIGVEDKEPQVARVKCLGGKAEAEELFTYEGIRDCRAASIPQIQGGFKACTYGCLGLGSCVRVCVFGAMSMGPNSLPVVDDTKCTACGKCVAECPRSIIELVGRSRKVHVCCQNKDKGAVARKLCKVACIACKRCEKACEYDAIKVENNLASIDYSKCTNCGACAAACPPKCIIDERPSEECEVAAS from the coding sequence ATGCTCTACGCAGTAGTGAGCCTTGCCGTGACGGGGCTTGCCTTTGGTGCGCTCCTGGCGTTCGCCGCGCAAAGGTTCGCGGTACCGGTCGACCCCAGGGTTGAGGCTATCAAGAAGGAACTCCCCAATGCTAACTGCGGCGGGTGTGGGTTTGCCAGTTGCGGGGCCCTAGCTGAGGCCATTGCTGGCGGCAGGGCGCCCGTGGACGGCTGTGGGGTTGGCGGTTCACCGGTGGCCCAGAAGATCGGGGAGATCATGGGGATTGGCGTGGAGGACAAGGAACCTCAGGTAGCAAGGGTGAAGTGCCTGGGTGGGAAGGCCGAGGCGGAAGAACTCTTCACCTATGAGGGAATCAGGGATTGCAGGGCGGCATCCATACCGCAGATCCAAGGAGGTTTCAAGGCTTGCACCTACGGTTGCCTGGGACTTGGCAGCTGCGTGAGGGTTTGCGTGTTCGGTGCCATGTCCATGGGACCCAACAGTCTTCCCGTGGTGGACGACACCAAGTGCACCGCCTGCGGGAAGTGTGTGGCGGAGTGCCCCCGGAGCATTATCGAGCTGGTGGGACGATCCCGGAAGGTGCACGTCTGCTGCCAGAACAAGGATAAGGGCGCGGTGGCCCGGAAGCTCTGCAAGGTGGCCTGTATTGCCTGCAAGCGCTGTGAGAAGGCCTGCGAGTACGATGCCATCAAGGTTGAGAACAACCTGGCCAGTATTGACTACTCTAAGTGCACGAACTGCGGTGCGTGCGCAGCCGCCTGCCCGCCCAAGTGCATCATCGATGAGAGGCCCTCTGAGGAGTGTGAGGTGGCGGCATCCTGA
- a CDS encoding FAD:protein FMN transferase translates to MVLPVTLLAMALLPGCSRKPFTESDFIMDTLVRIEVHGPRAETAARAALDEMRRVESLMSAYVETSDVSRINSQAGVAPVTISPETSFVLQEALRISEASWGAFDVTVGPLVGLWDIAGENPRVPSPEEIEDALEKVNYQRLQVKEGRAFLEAPGMRVDLGAIAKGYAVDRAAQILLDHGVTSAILDAGGNVYVVGSRSDGSPWRVGIRHPRREGEALAVLEASDTGVVTSGDYQRYFESDGVRYHHIFDPRTGYPARESASATVVSPSSVEADALSTALFVLGPVEGMNLIESLEGVEGLVVDAAGEITVSTGLFLTRVNP, encoded by the coding sequence GTGGTCCTTCCAGTCACCCTGCTGGCTATGGCTCTATTGCCGGGGTGTTCCAGGAAACCCTTCACTGAGTCGGACTTTATCATGGACACCTTGGTTCGGATTGAGGTTCACGGCCCCAGGGCCGAGACCGCGGCAAGGGCCGCCCTGGATGAGATGAGGCGAGTGGAGTCACTCATGAGTGCCTACGTAGAAACCAGTGATGTCTCCCGCATCAACAGCCAAGCAGGCGTGGCCCCTGTAACAATATCCCCCGAGACCTCCTTCGTACTCCAGGAGGCCCTCAGGATATCCGAGGCCAGCTGGGGGGCTTTCGACGTCACCGTGGGGCCGCTGGTGGGGCTCTGGGATATCGCCGGGGAGAACCCGAGAGTGCCCTCCCCAGAAGAGATCGAGGACGCCCTGGAGAAGGTGAACTACCAGAGGCTCCAAGTGAAGGAGGGCAGGGCCTTCCTGGAGGCCCCCGGCATGAGGGTGGATCTTGGAGCAATTGCCAAGGGCTACGCCGTGGACAGGGCTGCCCAGATCCTTCTAGACCATGGTGTCACATCTGCCATCCTGGATGCTGGGGGCAACGTCTACGTCGTGGGCAGCCGGAGTGATGGCTCACCCTGGAGGGTGGGCATCCGCCACCCCAGGCGTGAGGGCGAGGCCTTGGCCGTTCTTGAGGCTTCTGATACAGGGGTAGTCACCTCCGGTGACTACCAGCGATACTTTGAATCAGACGGGGTGAGGTACCACCACATCTTCGACCCTAGGACGGGCTACCCTGCACGGGAGAGTGCCAGTGCTACGGTAGTTTCTCCCTCGTCGGTGGAGGCAGACGCCCTCTCCACCGCCCTATTCGTCCTGGGCCCTGTAGAAGGGATGAATCTCATCGAATCCCTGGAGGGCGTTGAGGGGCTTGTGGTTGACGCCGCCGGAGAGATTACCGTATCGACAGGGCTTTTTCTGACCCGGGTCAATCCTTGA
- a CDS encoding DUF4321 domain-containing protein, whose amino-acid sequence MSTGRRRYGLGFTILLVLTGAFMGTLAAHLAGDVLPFLLMSLSFGLEPPVTLRLWDLFSLTLGCTFRFNVGGALGILIALLLFRRG is encoded by the coding sequence ATGAGCACTGGAAGGCGACGGTATGGTCTGGGCTTCACTATTCTCCTTGTTCTCACCGGGGCATTCATGGGCACACTTGCAGCTCACCTGGCGGGAGACGTGCTTCCCTTCCTGCTTATGTCCCTTTCCTTTGGTCTTGAACCCCCAGTAACCCTCAGGCTGTGGGACCTCTTCAGCCTTACACTAGGGTGCACCTTCCGGTTCAACGTGGGCGGTGCCCTGGGCATCCTCATAGCCCTCCTGTTGTTCAGGAGGGGATAG
- a CDS encoding Maf family protein — MPGSGSRFRVVLASSSPRRRYLMELLGIEFQVDPALGEERVFQGENPGEAAVRLATQKASEVSSRRPEDVVVGADTLVVLDHLVLGKPATAKEAREMLEALSGRTHVVVTGVTVAQASTGRVEQGFERTLVEFDVLCPGVIEAYVATGEPMDKAGAYAIQGRGSVLVKGISGCYFNVVGLPLRRLSQMLAQFGVRVLG, encoded by the coding sequence ATGCCCGGCTCAGGGTCGCGTTTCCGGGTGGTGCTGGCCTCCTCTTCCCCGCGGAGACGATATCTCATGGAACTTTTGGGCATCGAGTTCCAGGTCGATCCCGCACTGGGCGAGGAGAGGGTGTTCCAGGGAGAGAACCCGGGGGAAGCCGCTGTGCGGCTGGCCACGCAGAAGGCTTCTGAGGTGTCCTCCAGGAGACCGGAGGACGTGGTGGTGGGGGCTGACACCCTGGTGGTCCTGGACCACCTGGTCCTGGGGAAACCTGCCACTGCCAAGGAGGCTCGCGAGATGCTGGAGGCGCTCTCTGGCCGCACCCATGTGGTGGTGACTGGGGTCACCGTGGCCCAGGCAAGCACGGGCAGGGTAGAGCAAGGTTTCGAACGCACACTGGTGGAGTTCGACGTGCTTTGTCCCGGCGTGATTGAAGCCTACGTGGCCACCGGGGAACCCATGGACAAGGCGGGTGCCTACGCTATTCAAGGCAGGGGGTCCGTCCTTGTCAAAGGGATTAGCGGTTGCTACTTCAACGTGGTGGGGCTGCCCCTCCGGCGGCTGAGCCAGATGCTGGCCCAGTTCGGTGTGAGGGTGCTGGGATAG
- the radC gene encoding DNA repair protein RadC: MKDLPQEDRPRERLADKGPESLSAQELLAIVIGSGTDRENALELAGRLLERACQERGSEASPSICLRYLLNASLEEIMTVRGIGRAKAVTIKAAIELGRRLSSPGPKTVIRSPGDVSELVMDRLRYLEKEHFHVVLLDARNRVLGTEMVSMGSLNASIVHPREVFKGAVRRAAAGVILVHNHPSGDPTPSAEDQDVTRRLVEVGNLLGIDVLDHIIVGDGRFVSMRERKQGWGTPS, from the coding sequence ATGAAAGACTTGCCCCAGGAAGACAGGCCCAGGGAGAGGCTGGCGGACAAGGGACCCGAATCCCTTTCCGCCCAAGAGCTCCTGGCCATTGTCATCGGGAGCGGTACCGATCGGGAGAACGCCCTGGAACTCGCGGGCAGGCTGCTTGAGAGGGCATGCCAGGAGCGTGGCTCCGAGGCTTCGCCTTCAATTTGCCTAAGGTACCTTCTGAACGCAAGCCTGGAAGAGATCATGACTGTCCGGGGTATTGGCCGGGCTAAGGCCGTTACCATCAAGGCCGCTATTGAACTGGGAAGACGGCTTTCTTCTCCAGGCCCCAAGACCGTCATCAGGTCTCCGGGGGATGTCTCCGAACTCGTCATGGACCGCCTGCGTTACCTGGAGAAGGAGCACTTTCACGTAGTGCTCTTGGATGCCAGGAACAGGGTACTGGGAACCGAGATGGTATCCATGGGTAGCCTGAACGCCTCCATCGTCCATCCCAGGGAGGTCTTCAAGGGGGCGGTGCGCCGGGCTGCGGCTGGAGTTATCCTGGTGCACAACCACCCCAGTGGTGACCCGACGCCTAGCGCAGAGGACCAGGATGTCACCAGGAGGCTGGTGGAGGTGGGCAATCTCCTGGGAATCGATGTGCTGGACCACATCATCGTAGGCGACGGGAGGTTTGTGAGCATGCGAGAACGGAAGCAGGGATGGGGGACGCCTAGCTAG